One window of the Pieris rapae chromosome 11, ilPieRapa1.1, whole genome shotgun sequence genome contains the following:
- the LOC110994071 gene encoding probable G-protein coupled receptor Mth-like 4, producing the protein MFRILCVLACFNLVLSDPLNTYCCLEEDGILDETEAFCVNPVNESKKPLRFQCTNTERFLEADFNFTGDDRELFFGVQSLLQDQGIFCTANETTNNTQKLLLLCKVEKKSTQIVVWSYCMIVSAIFLALTAIVYCALPILRDLQGKSIICFCVSLSLGLIFLAIMKLMEYSDMNLCAARGFLTYYFMVSSFFWMNSISIQILFRIKRPSVPDYGWRTFLWYALYAFGTPALITIAMAIINFHPGTHQKPGIGLNSCWFDDKRQQWYYMYSVLSILMALNLGLFFYLSVYLWRQTFLSTHVKELRYKFRMTLKMFIIMGLPWIFEMISTFFEPHIIWTLLDIFNLIQGLLIFIVLVVLRKRVLKALYKRGCLDCVSGIVERYLAIAEDDEEVVQHTIDVPLDDKKHNNI; encoded by the exons atgtttcgaATACTGTGTGTTCTCGcatgttttaatttagttcTAAGTGACCCTCTAAACACCTACTGCTGTTTGGAAGAAGATGGTATTTTGGACGAAACTGAAGCATTCTGTGTAAATCCAGTCAATGAGAGTAAAAAGCCTCTACGATTCCAATGTACCAATACCGAAAGATTCTTAGAAGCGGATTTTAACTTTACAGGGGACGATAGGGAATTATTTTTTGGAGTTCAATCTTTATTACAAGACCAGGGAAT ATTTTGTACCGCAAATGAAACTACAAATAACACGCAAAAATTGTTATTGCTTTGTAAAGTAGAGAAAAAGTCGACACAAATCGTAGTATGGAGTTATTGCATGATAGTTTCGGCAATTTTTCTTGCCTTGACCGCTATAGTATACTGCGCCTTACCAATCCTAAG agaTTTACAAGGCAAAAGCATTATTTGTTTCTGCGTGAGTTTATCGCTGGGACTAATTTTTTTGGCCATAATGAAACTCATGGAATATTCCGATATGAATTTATGCGCTGCTCgag GCTTCCTGACCTATTATTTTATGGTATCAAGTTTCTTCTGGATGAATTCCATCTCGATACAGATTCTATTTCGAATCAA ACGTCCATCAGTGCCCGACTATGGCTGGCGAACCTTTTTGTGGTACGCTCTTTACGCGTTTGGCACACCCGCGCTTATCACAATAGCTATGGCCATTATCAACTTCCATCCTGGAACACATCAAAAGCCAGGCATCGGTCTCAACAGTTGCTGGTTTGACG ATAAAAGGCAACAATGGTACTACATGTATAGTGTACTATCAATACTCATGGCACTAAATCTAGGACTATTTTTCTACTTGTCAGTTTACTTGTGGAGACAAACCTTCCTATCAACACACGTCAAGGAATTGCGTTATAA GTTCCGAATGACATTaaagatgtttattataatggGTCTGCCCTGGATATTTGAAATGATTAGTACTTTCTTCGAACCACATATCATTtg GACACTCTTGGACATATTTAACCTCATCCAAGGCCTCTTAATATTCATCGTCCTAGTCGTGCTACGAAAGCGTGTATTAAAAGCTCTATACAAAAGAGGCTGCCTGGATTGCGTTTCCGGTATAGTTGAGCGATACCTGGCGATCGCAGAAGACGACGAAGAAGTTGTGCAACACACCATTGACGTGCCTTTAGacgataaaaaacataataatatttga
- the LOC123689551 gene encoding probable G-protein coupled receptor Mth-like 4 produces the protein MFRILCVLACFNLVLSDPLNTYCCLEEDGILDENEAICVNPVNDSKKPIRFNCDITVRIFESVYNFTVNDDASATLFFGDQSFLQDAGTFCAANETTNNTQKLLLLCEVQEETTTNLVLSYCMIVSAIFLALTAIVYCALPILRDLQGKSIICFCVSLSLGLIILAIMKLMEYSDMNLCAARGFLTYYFMVSSFFWMNSISIQILFRIKRPSVPDYGWRTFSWYALYAFGTPALITIAMAIINFHPGKHQKPGIGLNTCWFYDKRQQWYYMYSVLSILMALNIGIFFYLSVYLWRQTFLSTHVKELRYKFRMTLKMFIIMGLPWIFEMISTFFEPHIIWTLLDIFNLIQGLLIFIVLVVLRKRVLKALYKRGCLDCVSGIVERYLAIAEDDEEVVQHTIDVPLDDKKHNNI, from the exons atgtttcgaATACTGTGTGTTCTCGcgtgttttaatttagttcTAAGTGACCCTCTAAACACCTACTGCTGTTTGGAAGAAGATGGTATTTTGGACGAAAATGAAGCAATCTGTGTAAATCCAGTCAATGATAGTAAAAAGCCTATACGGTTCAATTGTGACATTACCGTAAGAATATTTGAATCGGTTTACAACTTTACAGTGAACGATGATGCATCGGCCACCTTATTTTTTGGAGATCAATCTTTCTTACAAGACGCGGGAAC attttGTGCCGCAAATGAAACTACGAATAACACgcaaaaattgttattactttGTGAAGTACAGGAAGAGACGACGACGAACTTAGTATTGAGTTATTGCATGATAGTTTCAGCAATTTTTCTTGCCTTAACCGCTATAGTATACTGCGCATTACCAATCCTAAG agaTTTACAAGGCAAAAGCATTATTTGTTTCTGCGTGAGTTTATCGCTGGGCCTAATTATTTTGGCCATAATGAAACTCATGGAATATTCCGATATGAATTTATGCGCTGCTCGAG GCTTCCTGACCTATTATTTTATGGTATCAAGTTTCTTCTGGATGAATTCCATCTCGATACAGATTCTATTTCGAATCAA ACGTCCATCAGTGCCCGACTATGGCTGGCGCACCTTTTCGTGGTACGCTCTTTACGCGTTTGGCACACCCGCGCTTATCACAATCGCTATGGCCATTATCAACTTCCACCCTGGAAAACATCAAAAGCCAGGCATCGGTCTCAACACTTGTTGGTTTTACG ATAAAAGGCAACAATGGTACTACATGTATAGTGTACTATCAATACTCATGGCActaaatataggtatatttttctacttGTCAGTTTACTTGTGGAGACAAACCTTCCTATCAACACACGTCAAGGAATTGCGTTATAA GTTCCGAATGACATTaaagatgtttattataatggGTCTGCCCTGGATATTTGAAATGATTAGTACTTTCTTCGAACCACATATCATTTG gACACTCTTGGACATATTTAACCTCATCCAAGGCCTCTTAATATTCATCGTCCTAGTCGTGCTACGAAAGCGTGTATTAAAAGCTCTATACAAAAGAGGCTGCCTGGATTGCGTTTCCGGTATAGTTGAGCGATACCTGGCGATCGCAGAAGACGACGAAGAAGTTGTGCAACACACCATTGACGTGCCTTTAGacgataaaaaacataataatatttga